A region from the Caulobacter sp. SL161 genome encodes:
- a CDS encoding Dyp-type peroxidase domain-containing protein, which translates to MADIKYFARIEALIRDDAASAGRPLPPFDFESLGGGAKRGGIGRFLLRRVLPAVTFVLRQVWPNPRFGRLVLVTRTQDVEQVLRDDVGFKVVYGPEMRDLGGGCDNVLSIDDPEHAILREGLQAAVRPGDLQALFDNVLGDATALLDAGGGRIDVMRDLISRTATEALCRYFGLTVHDPDTFGQWTMAVSLQLFGDFFGDANVHRQARTASIHLASVIDDAIARVNLNNAAHPRGQRVQATLIDRMITGQKIPPPQVRATIIGLVTAFVPTNTLAAGNILEVLRDKPALMARVRDAAREGDRKAMRAALLEAGRLNPALSPGLWRHVPKRDAVPPVIGQGWRARRTRPGDLVLACIPSALRDRRGLTGREWPIRRLWMMFGDGPHVCWGAELALTHLEAVFIALFSRERLRPAPGKLGVMARNGPYPTRMDMLYDAPNAKRAMVIVALPVRPGADRALLERDIDALGYPARPHVADTLSKGDRVQFASLSVIERAPDSPDSILLLELSGDGDEMALLDHVAWQGFGWLATIVSWCEPSGRPILTEEALAQRLRAGFVPLRQRPWGPTGLHFDGLPELSVTDIAQQARVADFARRIVTRHLKGNLGLNTRAMAVLLRTRRLIRGDSFLGLRKVNLAAQKAADRQRLRMTVLRPGRQRMAMADWESKGLLAGLAATLIAPENRFIAYGAGALFAFWSVVRLVWRSMPPETPWAWIVALVPAIAGALPATLLTVVAVFTLLALLLYWQEFHDPVDTRAASLEHLKAIGKREDAPGRAQNHIIAVMPFKPGWLRRLSFAFALWGIRQSVTHFFRPGFVVTMGTIHKARWFRVPGSDQFVFFSNYDGSWESYLEDFITRAHQGQSAAWSHGVGFPPTRFLINRGAADGDAFKRWVRLQQRETRFWYSRFPQLTAQQIRNNAMIVDGLARATSDTDARRWLANFGSSQRETDELETQEAQTIVFSGLGSMKEATSLMLRLPNHREHVAAWLSAISGLNPSPIMNIADPPPDHWVHPSPKGSQVIRLPEEARVLFGDRSASVGGAVIGLTAEGLERTGFDGPGGLETMPSAFRMTMAARAALLGDAPEAAAAWRFTDAADHPHKVHAMLTVYGHEAGRTHVQLVDDHRQLLAHFQGAVVHAVPCAPVAGPDCGPPRLDVEPFGFKDGISQPVIRGTRRAAQAVPDRDLVAPGEFLLGYRNHQGLFPPSITVGAELDPACNLPTISATRTNRFPFFGHREGEAEARDFGRNGTFIAVRQLDQDVAGFWDQAERVGRALRKSYPDLAELAGGKVSKMWVAAKIIGRWPDGSPLVGNPDGPASAPKPENDFTYGVDDPRGLACPLGAHIRRANPRDSQEPGDLAEQRITNRHRILRRGRAYDYAADGHRSRKTGLLFMALCADFERQFEFVQRTWINATAFHGLVNERDPLLSQNAADRGAVFTIPTAAGPITVRGLNAYVEPRGGAYFFLPSRSALAHLITRGRR; encoded by the coding sequence ATGGCCGATATAAAATACTTCGCGCGGATCGAGGCGCTGATCAGGGACGACGCGGCCAGCGCTGGCCGCCCGCTGCCGCCGTTCGACTTCGAGAGCCTAGGCGGCGGCGCCAAGCGAGGTGGGATCGGCCGCTTCCTGCTGCGGCGGGTCTTGCCGGCGGTGACCTTCGTCCTGCGGCAGGTCTGGCCCAATCCCCGCTTCGGCCGGCTGGTCCTGGTCACCCGGACGCAAGACGTCGAGCAAGTGCTGCGGGACGACGTCGGCTTCAAGGTCGTCTACGGCCCGGAAATGCGGGATCTGGGCGGCGGATGCGACAACGTCCTCAGTATCGACGACCCTGAGCACGCGATCCTGCGCGAGGGCCTCCAAGCCGCCGTGCGCCCCGGCGACCTGCAGGCCCTCTTCGACAACGTGCTTGGCGACGCCACGGCGCTCCTGGACGCAGGCGGCGGGCGGATCGACGTGATGCGCGACCTGATCTCACGGACCGCCACTGAAGCCTTGTGCCGGTACTTTGGACTGACGGTCCACGACCCGGACACCTTCGGCCAGTGGACGATGGCGGTGTCGCTGCAGCTGTTCGGCGACTTCTTCGGCGACGCCAATGTCCATCGCCAAGCTAGGACGGCGAGCATCCATCTGGCCAGCGTCATCGACGACGCAATCGCCCGGGTGAATCTGAACAATGCCGCCCACCCTCGCGGCCAACGCGTGCAGGCCACCCTGATCGATCGGATGATCACGGGCCAGAAGATCCCCCCGCCCCAGGTCCGTGCTACGATCATCGGCCTAGTAACGGCCTTCGTCCCTACCAACACCCTGGCGGCTGGCAATATCCTGGAAGTGCTGCGGGACAAGCCTGCGCTGATGGCCCGCGTCCGTGACGCGGCGCGCGAAGGCGACAGGAAAGCCATGCGCGCGGCGCTGCTGGAGGCCGGCCGTCTGAATCCGGCCCTGTCCCCGGGCCTATGGCGGCATGTCCCGAAGAGGGACGCTGTTCCGCCCGTCATCGGCCAGGGCTGGCGCGCGCGCCGGACCCGGCCAGGAGACCTCGTCCTGGCCTGCATACCCTCGGCCCTTCGCGACCGGCGAGGCCTGACCGGGCGAGAATGGCCCATCCGGCGCCTGTGGATGATGTTCGGCGACGGTCCCCACGTCTGCTGGGGCGCCGAACTCGCGCTGACCCATCTCGAAGCGGTTTTCATCGCCCTGTTCAGCCGGGAGAGGCTGCGCCCCGCGCCCGGCAAGCTCGGCGTGATGGCGCGCAACGGCCCGTATCCCACCCGGATGGACATGTTGTACGACGCGCCGAACGCCAAGCGAGCCATGGTGATCGTCGCCCTGCCCGTTCGCCCGGGCGCTGACCGCGCGCTCCTCGAGCGGGACATCGACGCCCTGGGCTATCCCGCACGGCCGCATGTAGCCGACACCCTGTCCAAGGGCGACCGGGTCCAGTTCGCGTCGTTGTCGGTGATCGAGCGAGCGCCGGACTCGCCGGACTCGATCCTGTTGCTTGAATTGAGCGGCGACGGCGACGAGATGGCCCTGCTCGATCACGTGGCCTGGCAGGGCTTCGGCTGGCTCGCGACGATCGTGTCGTGGTGCGAGCCGTCCGGCCGGCCGATCCTCACGGAAGAGGCCCTGGCCCAGCGGCTGCGAGCGGGATTCGTCCCGCTGCGTCAGCGTCCTTGGGGGCCGACGGGTCTGCACTTCGACGGCCTACCCGAACTGTCGGTGACCGACATTGCCCAGCAGGCACGCGTCGCCGACTTCGCCCGTAGGATTGTGACCCGGCATCTGAAGGGCAATCTGGGCCTCAACACTCGAGCGATGGCGGTGCTGCTGCGCACCCGGCGGCTGATCCGCGGCGACAGCTTTCTGGGATTGCGCAAGGTCAATCTGGCTGCTCAGAAGGCGGCCGACCGCCAGCGCCTGCGCATGACCGTGCTGCGCCCCGGCCGCCAGCGAATGGCCATGGCCGACTGGGAGTCCAAGGGCCTTCTGGCCGGTTTGGCCGCTACTCTGATCGCGCCGGAGAACCGCTTCATAGCCTACGGCGCGGGCGCGCTCTTCGCCTTCTGGAGCGTCGTGCGGCTGGTCTGGCGATCGATGCCGCCCGAGACCCCCTGGGCCTGGATCGTGGCGCTGGTTCCCGCGATCGCCGGTGCTCTGCCGGCGACGTTGCTGACGGTTGTCGCGGTCTTCACCCTGCTGGCTCTCCTGCTCTACTGGCAGGAGTTTCACGACCCCGTCGACACCCGCGCGGCGTCGTTGGAACACCTGAAGGCCATCGGCAAGCGCGAGGACGCGCCGGGGCGGGCCCAAAACCACATCATCGCCGTCATGCCATTCAAGCCGGGCTGGCTGCGGCGGCTGAGCTTCGCCTTCGCTCTTTGGGGCATCCGCCAGTCCGTCACCCACTTCTTCCGGCCCGGCTTCGTCGTGACGATGGGCACCATCCACAAGGCCCGCTGGTTCCGTGTGCCCGGCAGCGACCAGTTCGTCTTCTTCTCCAACTACGATGGCAGTTGGGAAAGCTACCTGGAGGACTTCATCACCCGCGCTCATCAGGGACAGTCGGCGGCCTGGTCGCATGGCGTCGGCTTCCCGCCAACCCGGTTTCTGATCAATCGCGGCGCGGCCGACGGAGACGCCTTCAAGCGCTGGGTCCGCCTGCAGCAGCGCGAGACGCGCTTCTGGTACAGCCGCTTCCCGCAACTGACCGCTCAGCAGATCCGCAACAACGCCATGATCGTGGACGGCCTGGCCCGCGCGACCAGCGACACCGACGCCCGACGCTGGCTGGCCAACTTCGGTTCCAGCCAGCGCGAGACCGACGAACTGGAGACGCAGGAAGCCCAGACGATCGTGTTCAGCGGCTTGGGCTCGATGAAGGAGGCCACCAGTCTGATGCTGAGGCTTCCCAACCACAGAGAACACGTCGCCGCCTGGCTCAGCGCGATCTCGGGGCTGAATCCGTCGCCGATCATGAATATCGCCGACCCGCCGCCCGACCATTGGGTGCACCCGTCGCCGAAAGGCTCACAGGTGATCCGCCTGCCCGAAGAGGCCAGGGTGCTGTTCGGCGATCGGTCCGCCTCCGTCGGCGGCGCGGTAATCGGCCTGACGGCGGAGGGTCTGGAGCGGACCGGCTTCGACGGGCCGGGCGGCCTGGAGACCATGCCCTCAGCCTTTCGCATGACCATGGCCGCCAGGGCGGCGCTACTGGGCGATGCGCCCGAAGCGGCGGCCGCTTGGCGCTTCACCGACGCGGCAGACCACCCGCACAAGGTCCACGCCATGCTGACGGTCTACGGCCATGAGGCCGGACGCACCCACGTCCAGTTAGTTGACGATCATCGACAGTTGCTGGCGCATTTCCAGGGCGCTGTCGTCCATGCAGTTCCCTGCGCGCCCGTCGCCGGGCCGGACTGCGGTCCGCCCCGGCTAGACGTCGAGCCATTCGGGTTCAAGGACGGCATCTCGCAGCCGGTGATCCGGGGAACGCGCCGCGCCGCCCAAGCGGTTCCGGACCGCGACTTGGTCGCGCCTGGCGAGTTTCTCCTCGGCTATCGCAACCACCAGGGCCTTTTCCCGCCGTCGATCACGGTCGGGGCCGAGCTGGACCCCGCCTGCAACCTGCCCACGATCTCGGCGACGCGAACCAACCGCTTTCCGTTCTTCGGCCACCGCGAGGGAGAGGCCGAAGCCCGCGATTTCGGCCGCAACGGCACGTTCATCGCCGTGCGACAGCTGGACCAGGACGTCGCCGGATTCTGGGACCAGGCCGAACGCGTCGGCCGCGCGCTGCGCAAGTCCTATCCGGACTTGGCCGAGCTGGCCGGCGGCAAGGTGTCGAAAATGTGGGTGGCCGCCAAAATCATTGGCCGCTGGCCCGATGGCTCCCCCCTGGTCGGCAATCCGGACGGTCCCGCCTCGGCCCCGAAGCCCGAGAATGACTTCACCTACGGCGTGGACGATCCTCGCGGCCTGGCATGTCCGCTGGGAGCCCATATCCGTCGTGCCAATCCTCGCGACAGCCAGGAACCCGGAGACCTCGCTGAGCAGCGGATCACCAACCGTCACCGTATCCTGCGTCGCGGGCGAGCCTACGATTATGCCGCCGATGGCCACCGAAGTCGCAAGACCGGCCTGCTCTTCATGGCCCTCTGCGCCGATTTCGAGCGACAGTTCGAGTTCGTCCAGCGCACCTGGATCAACGCCACGGCGTTTCACGGGCTGGTGAATGAGCGCGATCCCCTGCTGAGCCAGAATGCCGCCGATCGCGGCGCTGTCTTCACGATCCCCACGGCCGCAGGACCCATCACCGTGCGGGGGTTGAATGCGTATGTCGAGCCTCGCGGCGGCGCGTACTTCTTCCTGCCCAGCCGTTCGGCCCTGGCGCACCTGATTACGCGCGGCCGGCGATGA